The following proteins come from a genomic window of Euwallacea fornicatus isolate EFF26 chromosome 9, ASM4011564v1, whole genome shotgun sequence:
- the LOC136341091 gene encoding probable multidrug resistance-associated protein lethal(2)03659 isoform X2, protein MGGPLGNSPNHVSLILQRGIHFTFWILLDRLIYAPAKRWFAVILGKLASKFRLQTAVKTDERVRSMSEIISGIQVIKMYNWERHFSTIIDQIRNLEIRQIRLASYIRALHVSFSKFITRTSIFLCILAYTLTGNRPNAEFVYVVQSFYNIIKAAMTNNFPQAVSDLAETLVSIKRIENFLLFHEVKTSQIKHSQKKVIHSTPLINAASKRSVGIYLHDVSAKWNVFMQEDTLSGINFNVGPKQLIAVVGPVGSGKTSLLHVIMKELTMEKGVKDIVGTISYASQEPWLFAGTIRQNILFGEPFIKSRYERVVRICALDRDFDILPYGDKTVIGDRGVTMSGGQRARITLARAVYKEADIYLLDDPLSAVDTHVGKKLFEECIAGFLKNKCTVLVTHQLQFLKPVSKIYIMENGRIAATGDYHEIQTCKSEFSRLFKNQVEEEDEGNDEQVTTSVRLCEPVDDEPSEIKESRETGSIAGKVYKAYFTAAGGWCSAIFVLILFVLTQMASSSADYFIKFWVNLEQSRHERDAKNDSLHKSEEDDVYLEENYNKIMTVGLNEVEISKLDAFFTTNICFYIYSSIIALVIGVTIMRSITFYWVCMSASVKMHNKMFQRVINATMRFFNTNCSGRVLNRFSKDIGAVDEKLPYVLIDTIQIALNVLAVNVVIASVDPWILIPTLVIASMFYFYRIVFLRTSRNIKRMEATTRSPVFSHINASLQGLTTIRAFRAQEILRNEFDNYQDVHSSAFYMFLCCNQTFGFWLDFHCIIYASLVTLSFFFIGNETYGANVGLAITQAMSLTGMFQWGMRQWSELENNMTSVERVVEYTEIEQETKGEEKAPLKTWPEHGQLEFKSVYLRYATNEPYVLNNLTFKIKSKEKIGIVGRTGAGKSSIIAALFRLADVEGKIIIDGICTRDIPLKTMRSKISIIPQEPIIFSGTLRSNLDPFGQYPDEVIWNALDEVELKEVVSELKGGLDSIVSESGTNFSLGQRQLVCLARAIVHNNKILVLDEATANVDPKTDALIQTTIRKKFADCTVLTIAHRLNTVMDSDKILVMDAGETIEFDHPHILLQNAQGVFHGLVKETGKTSAEYLATIAKERYEKSLESH, encoded by the exons ATGGGTGGCCCCCTTGGAAACTCTCCTAATCATGTATCTCTTATACTACAACGTGGGATTCACTTCACTTTCTGGATTTTGCTTGATCGTCTTATTTATGCCCCTGCAAA AAGGTGGTTTGCAGTGATTTTAGGGAAACTGGCCTCGAAATTCCGTTTGCAAACTGCGGTGAAGACGGACGAGAGAGTGAGGAGTATGAGCGAGATTATCTCGGGGATTCAGGTCATCAAGATGTACAATTGGGAGAGACACTTTTCGACTATTATCGATCAAATCAGGAA CCTGGAAATCCGGCAAATCCGCCTAGCCTCTTACATCCGTGCTCTGCACGTGTCCTTCAGCAAATTCATCACCAGAACCTCGATCTTCCTCTGCATCTTGGCCTACACCCTCACGGGAAACCGCCCCAATGCGGAATTCGTCTACGTGGTCCAGTCCTTCTACAACATCATCAAAGCTGCAATGACCAACAACTTCCCACAGGCTGTTTCGGACCTAGCAGAAACTCTCGTCTCGATCAAGAGAATCGAGAACTTTCTCCTGTTCCATGAGGTGAAAACATCCCAAATCAAGCACTCCCAAAAGAAGGTGATTCATTCGACACCTCTTATCAATGCGGCCAGCAAAAGATCTGTAGGCATCTATCTACATGATGTTTCTGCGAAGTGGAATGTCTTCATGCAGGAAGATACCTTATCAGGGATAAACTTCAACGTAGGCCCTAAACAATTAATTGCAGTGGTCGGCCCCGTAGGGTCCGGGAAAACTTCATTGCTCCACGTCATAATGAAGGAGTTGACGATGGAAAAAGGAGTTAAAGACATAGTAGGAACCATCTCCTATGCCTCGCAGGAACCATGGTTGTTTGCGGGAACTATAAGGCAAAACATTCTCTTCGGAGAACCCTTCATCAAGAGCAGGTACGAAAGGGTAGTGAGGATCTGTGCATTGGACCGAGACTTCGATATTTTACCCTACGGGGACAAAACTGTCATCGGGGATCGGGGAGTTACTATGAGTGGAGGACAAAGGGCTAGAATCACCCTAGCAAGGGCCGTTTACAAGGAGGCAGACATTTACTTGCTTGATGATCCGTTATCCGCTGTCGATACTCATGTCGGGAAGAAGCTATTTGAGGAGTGTATTGCTG GCTTCCTGAAGAATAAATGCACAGTCCTGGTAACTCACCAACTGCAGTTCCTGAAGCCAGTTTCGAAGATCTACATAATGGAAAATGGGAGAATTGCCGCTACCGGGGACTACCATGAGATTCAGACCTGCAAAAGCGAGTTTTCCAGGTTGTTCAAGAACCAAGTGGAGGAAGAGGATGAGGGAAATGACGAGCAAG TCACCACTTCAGTGCGCCTGTGCGAACCGGTAGACGACGAGCCATCCGAAATCAAGGAATCGCGAGAAACTGGCTCAATAGCTGGGAAGGTTTACAAAGCGTACTTCACCGCTGCAGGCGGTTGGTGCTCCGCCATTTTCGTCCTGATCCTTTTTGTTCTTACTCAAATGGCCTCCAGCTCTGCAGACTACTTCATCAAATTTTG GGTCAATCTGGAGCAATCCAGGCACGAGCGAGACGCCAAAAATGATTCTCTACATAAATCAGAGGAAGATGACGTCTATTTGGAAGAGAACTACAATAAGATCATGACCGTCGGACTTAACGAAGTGGAGATAAGCAAACTAGATGCTTTTTTCACTACCAACATCTGCTTCTACATCTACTCCTCGATCATCGCCCTAGTTATTGGAGTTACAATCATGAGATCCATCACTTTCTACTGGGTCTGCATGTCTGCTTCGGTGAAGATGCACAACAAAATGTTCCAAAGGGTCATCAACGCTACAATGAGATTCTTCAACACCAATTGCTCAGGAAGGGTTCTGAATAGATTCTCCAAAGACATTGGAGCTGTAGACGAGAAGTTGCCCTATGTCTTGATCGATACGATCCAG ATAGCTCTCAACGTGTTGGCTGTAAACGTGGTCATCGCGTCAGTGGATCCATGGATATTGATCCCAACCCTAGTGATCGCTtcgatgttttatttttaccgAATTGTTTTCCTGAGAACCAGCAGGAATATCAAGAGAATGGAAGCCACTA CTCGAAGTCCAGTTTTCTCCCACATCAACGCGTCCCTCCAAGGCCTGACCACAATCAGAGCCTTTAGAGCTCAGGAGATACTCAGAAACGAGTTCGACAACTACCAGGACGTGCACAGCTCCGCCTTCTACATGTTTCTGTGCTGTAATCAGACTTTCGGCTTCTGGCTGGACTTTCATTGCATCATCTATGCCTCCCTGGTCACTTTGAGcttttttttcattggaaATG AGACTTACGGGGCAAACGTGGGTCTGGCCATAACGCAGGCCATGAGCCTCACCGGAATGTTTCAATGGGGAATGAGGCAGTGGAGCGAGTTGGAGAACAACATGACGTCAGTGGAGAGAGTGGTGGAATATACTGAGATCGAGCAGGAGACCAAAGGGGAGGAGAAGGCGCCTTTGAAGACTTGGCCGGAGCACGGGCAATTAGAGTTTAAGTCTGTTTATTTGAG ATATGCCACGAATGAGCCGTACGTCCTCAACAACCTAACCTTCAAAATTAAGTCCAAGGAAAAAATAGGGATTGTAGGCAGGACAGGGGCCGGGAAGTCCTCCATTATAGCAGCCTTGTTTCGGTTGGCCGACGTGGAGGGAAAGATAATTATTGATGGGATTTGCACCAGAGATATCCCCTTGAAGACCATGAGGTCCAAGATTTCGATAATACCTCAGGAGCCCATAATTTTCTCAG GAACTCTTCGTTCGAATCTGGATCCCTTCGGCCAATATCCAGACGAGGTAATATGGAACGCTCTGGACGAAGTGGAACTCAAAGAAGTGGTGTCCGAGCTGAAGGGAGGACTAGATAGTATAGTGTCGGAAAGTGGGACCAACTTTAGTCTTGGACAGAGGCAGCTGGTCTGCCTCGCGAGAGCAATTGTCCACAACAACAAAATTCTCGTTTTAGATGAAGCAACTGCAAATGTTGATCCGAAGACTGATGCACTCATTCAGACCACCATTAGGAAAAAGTTCGCTGATTGCACGGTTCTAACCATAGCTCACAG ATTGAACACTGTGATGGATTCGGATAAAATACTGGTGATGGACGCCGGAGAAACGATCGAATTCGACCATCCCCACATACTTCTCCAGAATGCTCAAGGGGTGTTTCACGGTTTGGTGAAAGAGACTGGGAAAACGTCAGCGGAGTATTTGGCTACGATTGCAAAGGAG CGATACGAGAAGAGCTTAGAGAGTCACTGA
- the LOC136341095 gene encoding general odorant-binding protein 83a-like isoform X2 has translation MVVLINELIKVVVLAMLLSCLQHVKALTEEMQELANQLHATCVEETGASENAISDARKGVFDEAESFKCYIKCLLSQMAIIDDDGVIDVDAMVAVMPEEMQEKSEPIIRKCGSVKGANACDSAWLTHKCYYKEGPEDYFLI, from the exons ATGGTGGTCTTAATCAACGAATTGATAAAAGTGGTCGTTTTGGCAATGTTGTTGTCATGTCTGCAACATGTCAAG gcCTTAACCGAAGAAATGCAGGAGTTGGCCAATCAGCTGCACGCCACCTGCGTAGAGGAAACTGGAGCTTCTGAAA ACGCAATTTCCGATGCCAGAAAGGGGGTCTTTGACGAAGCCGAGAGCTTCAAATGCTACATCAAGTGCCTGCTAAGTCAAATGGCTATT ATAGATGACGACGGGGTTATAGACGTGGACGCGATGGTGGCAGTGATGCCCGAGGAAATGCAAGAAAAATCCGAACCGATAATAAGGAAATGCGGAAGCGTCA AGGGCGCAAATGCTTGCGATAGTGCCTGGCTCACCCACAAGTGTTACTACAAGGAGGGACCGGAG gattATTTCCTGATCTAA
- the LOC136341095 gene encoding general odorant-binding protein 83a-like isoform X1 has protein sequence MVVLINELIKVVVLAMLLSCLQHVKALTEEMQELANQLHATCVEETGASESTFKSHIFALNDKIPRISDAISDARKGVFDEAESFKCYIKCLLSQMAIIDDDGVIDVDAMVAVMPEEMQEKSEPIIRKCGSVKGANACDSAWLTHKCYYKEGPEDYFLI, from the exons ATGGTGGTCTTAATCAACGAATTGATAAAAGTGGTCGTTTTGGCAATGTTGTTGTCATGTCTGCAACATGTCAAG gcCTTAACCGAAGAAATGCAGGAGTTGGCCAATCAGCTGCACGCCACCTGCGTAGAGGAAACTGGAGCTTCTGAAAGTACCTTTAAGTCTCATATTTTTGCTCTTAATGACAAAATTCCTCGAATTTCAGACGCAATTTCCGATGCCAGAAAGGGGGTCTTTGACGAAGCCGAGAGCTTCAAATGCTACATCAAGTGCCTGCTAAGTCAAATGGCTATT ATAGATGACGACGGGGTTATAGACGTGGACGCGATGGTGGCAGTGATGCCCGAGGAAATGCAAGAAAAATCCGAACCGATAATAAGGAAATGCGGAAGCGTCA AGGGCGCAAATGCTTGCGATAGTGCCTGGCTCACCCACAAGTGTTACTACAAGGAGGGACCGGAG gattATTTCCTGATCTAA
- the LOC136341091 gene encoding probable multidrug resistance-associated protein lethal(2)03659 isoform X1, whose protein sequence is MDDSAASDELKNKREHPRSRAHWLSNLFFCWGLPIFYKGWTKDFNEEDLYKPLKEHESHRLGDKLEEEWKLERMNHARPLLLRALWRLFRKEILVYGLVLFVQEFVLGLSQPLALGKLMNYYRPNQTNVSLQEAYLYAGILIMTSFLSVIVSHSYMLASHHLGMKMRIACCSLIYRKTLKLSKTALIDTTIGQMINLLSNDVARFDNSVRYLHYLWVAPLETLLIMYLLYYNVGFTSLSGFCLIVLFMPLQMILGKLASKFRLQTAVKTDERVRSMSEIISGIQVIKMYNWERHFSTIIDQIRNLEIRQIRLASYIRALHVSFSKFITRTSIFLCILAYTLTGNRPNAEFVYVVQSFYNIIKAAMTNNFPQAVSDLAETLVSIKRIENFLLFHEVKTSQIKHSQKKVIHSTPLINAASKRSVGIYLHDVSAKWNVFMQEDTLSGINFNVGPKQLIAVVGPVGSGKTSLLHVIMKELTMEKGVKDIVGTISYASQEPWLFAGTIRQNILFGEPFIKSRYERVVRICALDRDFDILPYGDKTVIGDRGVTMSGGQRARITLARAVYKEADIYLLDDPLSAVDTHVGKKLFEECIAGFLKNKCTVLVTHQLQFLKPVSKIYIMENGRIAATGDYHEIQTCKSEFSRLFKNQVEEEDEGNDEQVTTSVRLCEPVDDEPSEIKESRETGSIAGKVYKAYFTAAGGWCSAIFVLILFVLTQMASSSADYFIKFWVNLEQSRHERDAKNDSLHKSEEDDVYLEENYNKIMTVGLNEVEISKLDAFFTTNICFYIYSSIIALVIGVTIMRSITFYWVCMSASVKMHNKMFQRVINATMRFFNTNCSGRVLNRFSKDIGAVDEKLPYVLIDTIQIALNVLAVNVVIASVDPWILIPTLVIASMFYFYRIVFLRTSRNIKRMEATTRSPVFSHINASLQGLTTIRAFRAQEILRNEFDNYQDVHSSAFYMFLCCNQTFGFWLDFHCIIYASLVTLSFFFIGNETYGANVGLAITQAMSLTGMFQWGMRQWSELENNMTSVERVVEYTEIEQETKGEEKAPLKTWPEHGQLEFKSVYLRYATNEPYVLNNLTFKIKSKEKIGIVGRTGAGKSSIIAALFRLADVEGKIIIDGICTRDIPLKTMRSKISIIPQEPIIFSGTLRSNLDPFGQYPDEVIWNALDEVELKEVVSELKGGLDSIVSESGTNFSLGQRQLVCLARAIVHNNKILVLDEATANVDPKTDALIQTTIRKKFADCTVLTIAHRLNTVMDSDKILVMDAGETIEFDHPHILLQNAQGVFHGLVKETGKTSAEYLATIAKERYEKSLESH, encoded by the exons ATGGATGACAGTGCTGCTTCAGACGAACTAAAGAACAAACGTGAACACCCCCGGTCCAGAGCACATTGGCTGTCGAACTTGTTCTTTTGCTGGGGATTGCCCATATTCTACAAAGGATGGACGAAAGATTTTAATGAAGAGGACTTGTATAAGCCTTTGAAAGAACATGAATCGCACCGACTCGGGGATAAATTGGAGGAGGAGTGGAAGCTGGAAAGAATGAACCATGCCAGACCTCTGTTGCTGCGAGCCCTCTGGAGGCTATTTCGCAAGGAGATCCTCGTTTACGGTTTGGTGTTGTTTGTGCAGGAATTTGTTTTGGG GCTGTCTCAGCCCTTAGCCCTAGGAAAGCTGATGAACTACTACCGGCCCAATCAAACAAATGTCTCTCTGCAGGAAGCTTATTTGTACGCGGGAATCCTCATTATGACCTCGTTTCTTTCGGTGATTGTCTCACATAGTTACATGCTGGCCAGCCACCATTTAGGGATGAAGATGAGAATCGCCTGCTGCTCCCTCATATACAGGAAGACTTTGAAACTGAGCAAAACGGCCCTGATCGACACCACCATAGGGCAAATGATCAACTTGCTATCCAACGACGTGGCCAGATTCGACAATTCCGTGCGGTACCTGCATTACCTATGGGTGGCCCCCTTGGAAACTCTCCTAATCATGTATCTCTTATACTACAACGTGGGATTCACTTCACTTTCTGGATTTTGCTTGATCGTCTTATTTATGCCCCTGCAAA TGATTTTAGGGAAACTGGCCTCGAAATTCCGTTTGCAAACTGCGGTGAAGACGGACGAGAGAGTGAGGAGTATGAGCGAGATTATCTCGGGGATTCAGGTCATCAAGATGTACAATTGGGAGAGACACTTTTCGACTATTATCGATCAAATCAGGAA CCTGGAAATCCGGCAAATCCGCCTAGCCTCTTACATCCGTGCTCTGCACGTGTCCTTCAGCAAATTCATCACCAGAACCTCGATCTTCCTCTGCATCTTGGCCTACACCCTCACGGGAAACCGCCCCAATGCGGAATTCGTCTACGTGGTCCAGTCCTTCTACAACATCATCAAAGCTGCAATGACCAACAACTTCCCACAGGCTGTTTCGGACCTAGCAGAAACTCTCGTCTCGATCAAGAGAATCGAGAACTTTCTCCTGTTCCATGAGGTGAAAACATCCCAAATCAAGCACTCCCAAAAGAAGGTGATTCATTCGACACCTCTTATCAATGCGGCCAGCAAAAGATCTGTAGGCATCTATCTACATGATGTTTCTGCGAAGTGGAATGTCTTCATGCAGGAAGATACCTTATCAGGGATAAACTTCAACGTAGGCCCTAAACAATTAATTGCAGTGGTCGGCCCCGTAGGGTCCGGGAAAACTTCATTGCTCCACGTCATAATGAAGGAGTTGACGATGGAAAAAGGAGTTAAAGACATAGTAGGAACCATCTCCTATGCCTCGCAGGAACCATGGTTGTTTGCGGGAACTATAAGGCAAAACATTCTCTTCGGAGAACCCTTCATCAAGAGCAGGTACGAAAGGGTAGTGAGGATCTGTGCATTGGACCGAGACTTCGATATTTTACCCTACGGGGACAAAACTGTCATCGGGGATCGGGGAGTTACTATGAGTGGAGGACAAAGGGCTAGAATCACCCTAGCAAGGGCCGTTTACAAGGAGGCAGACATTTACTTGCTTGATGATCCGTTATCCGCTGTCGATACTCATGTCGGGAAGAAGCTATTTGAGGAGTGTATTGCTG GCTTCCTGAAGAATAAATGCACAGTCCTGGTAACTCACCAACTGCAGTTCCTGAAGCCAGTTTCGAAGATCTACATAATGGAAAATGGGAGAATTGCCGCTACCGGGGACTACCATGAGATTCAGACCTGCAAAAGCGAGTTTTCCAGGTTGTTCAAGAACCAAGTGGAGGAAGAGGATGAGGGAAATGACGAGCAAG TCACCACTTCAGTGCGCCTGTGCGAACCGGTAGACGACGAGCCATCCGAAATCAAGGAATCGCGAGAAACTGGCTCAATAGCTGGGAAGGTTTACAAAGCGTACTTCACCGCTGCAGGCGGTTGGTGCTCCGCCATTTTCGTCCTGATCCTTTTTGTTCTTACTCAAATGGCCTCCAGCTCTGCAGACTACTTCATCAAATTTTG GGTCAATCTGGAGCAATCCAGGCACGAGCGAGACGCCAAAAATGATTCTCTACATAAATCAGAGGAAGATGACGTCTATTTGGAAGAGAACTACAATAAGATCATGACCGTCGGACTTAACGAAGTGGAGATAAGCAAACTAGATGCTTTTTTCACTACCAACATCTGCTTCTACATCTACTCCTCGATCATCGCCCTAGTTATTGGAGTTACAATCATGAGATCCATCACTTTCTACTGGGTCTGCATGTCTGCTTCGGTGAAGATGCACAACAAAATGTTCCAAAGGGTCATCAACGCTACAATGAGATTCTTCAACACCAATTGCTCAGGAAGGGTTCTGAATAGATTCTCCAAAGACATTGGAGCTGTAGACGAGAAGTTGCCCTATGTCTTGATCGATACGATCCAG ATAGCTCTCAACGTGTTGGCTGTAAACGTGGTCATCGCGTCAGTGGATCCATGGATATTGATCCCAACCCTAGTGATCGCTtcgatgttttatttttaccgAATTGTTTTCCTGAGAACCAGCAGGAATATCAAGAGAATGGAAGCCACTA CTCGAAGTCCAGTTTTCTCCCACATCAACGCGTCCCTCCAAGGCCTGACCACAATCAGAGCCTTTAGAGCTCAGGAGATACTCAGAAACGAGTTCGACAACTACCAGGACGTGCACAGCTCCGCCTTCTACATGTTTCTGTGCTGTAATCAGACTTTCGGCTTCTGGCTGGACTTTCATTGCATCATCTATGCCTCCCTGGTCACTTTGAGcttttttttcattggaaATG AGACTTACGGGGCAAACGTGGGTCTGGCCATAACGCAGGCCATGAGCCTCACCGGAATGTTTCAATGGGGAATGAGGCAGTGGAGCGAGTTGGAGAACAACATGACGTCAGTGGAGAGAGTGGTGGAATATACTGAGATCGAGCAGGAGACCAAAGGGGAGGAGAAGGCGCCTTTGAAGACTTGGCCGGAGCACGGGCAATTAGAGTTTAAGTCTGTTTATTTGAG ATATGCCACGAATGAGCCGTACGTCCTCAACAACCTAACCTTCAAAATTAAGTCCAAGGAAAAAATAGGGATTGTAGGCAGGACAGGGGCCGGGAAGTCCTCCATTATAGCAGCCTTGTTTCGGTTGGCCGACGTGGAGGGAAAGATAATTATTGATGGGATTTGCACCAGAGATATCCCCTTGAAGACCATGAGGTCCAAGATTTCGATAATACCTCAGGAGCCCATAATTTTCTCAG GAACTCTTCGTTCGAATCTGGATCCCTTCGGCCAATATCCAGACGAGGTAATATGGAACGCTCTGGACGAAGTGGAACTCAAAGAAGTGGTGTCCGAGCTGAAGGGAGGACTAGATAGTATAGTGTCGGAAAGTGGGACCAACTTTAGTCTTGGACAGAGGCAGCTGGTCTGCCTCGCGAGAGCAATTGTCCACAACAACAAAATTCTCGTTTTAGATGAAGCAACTGCAAATGTTGATCCGAAGACTGATGCACTCATTCAGACCACCATTAGGAAAAAGTTCGCTGATTGCACGGTTCTAACCATAGCTCACAG ATTGAACACTGTGATGGATTCGGATAAAATACTGGTGATGGACGCCGGAGAAACGATCGAATTCGACCATCCCCACATACTTCTCCAGAATGCTCAAGGGGTGTTTCACGGTTTGGTGAAAGAGACTGGGAAAACGTCAGCGGAGTATTTGGCTACGATTGCAAAGGAG CGATACGAGAAGAGCTTAGAGAGTCACTGA